A genomic window from Lotus japonicus ecotype B-129 chromosome 1, LjGifu_v1.2 includes:
- the LOC130728417 gene encoding cyclin-U4-1-like — protein MAELENPNEMPKLLAFLSSMLKRVAESNDLNQQQQLIHQKISVFHGLTRPTISIQSYLERIFKYANCSPSCFIVAYVYLDRFTQKQPSLPINSFNVHRLLITSVMVAAKFMDDMYYNNAYYARVGGITTIEMNFLELDFLFGLGFNLNVTPGTFQGYCSHLQREMMLVQPLIFTDSSLSLGKSVKAHLCFNEDESSHQNQNQQQLAV, from the exons ATGGCAGAGCTTGAGAATCCTAATGAGATGCCAAAGCTTCTAGCTTTTCTCTCCTCTATGCTCAAAAGGGTAGCGGAATCCAATGATCTTAACCAGCAACAACAACTCATACACCAAAAGATCTCTGTTTTCCATGGCTTGACTCGCCCCACCATCTCAATTCAGAGCTACCTTGAGAGAATTTTCAAGTATGCAAATTGCAGTCCATCCTGTTTCATTGTTGCTTATGTCTATCTCGATCGTTTCACCCAAAAGCAACCTTCATTGCCAATCAACTCCTTCAATGTGCATCGGTTGCTGATTACAAGCGTTATGGTTGCTGCTAAATTCATGGATGACAT GTACTACAACAATGCTTACTATGCAAGAGTTGGAGGAATCACAACAATAGAGATGAACTTTCTAGAGCTGGACTTCCTATTTGGTTTGGGTTTCAATTTAAATGTGACTCCTGGCACCTTCCAAGGCTACTGTTCCCATCTCCAAAGAGAAATGATGCTGGTGCAACCTCTAATTTTCACAGATTCTTCCCTAAGTTTAGGAAAATCTGTGAAGGCACATTTATGTTTCAATGAGGACGAATCTTcccatcaaaatcaaaatcaacaacaattaGCTGTTTGA
- the LOC130728416 gene encoding uncharacterized protein LOC130728416: MAGGRFRELMKKYGKVAVGVHLSVSGASITTLYVAIRNNVDVEAILEKFHLGAASPEQNPSIDTVSDAPQTKSRTAQMAASAGGAFTLAILCNKALFPVRVPLTIALTPPIARFLARRNIVKTGV, encoded by the coding sequence ATGGCCGGTGGTCGATTCCGCGAGCTGATGAAGAAGTACGGCAAAGTAGCGGTGGGCGTTCACCTGAGCGTCTCCGGAGCCTCCATCACCACCCTCTACGTCGCCATCAGAAACAACGTCGATGTCGAAGCCATCCTCGAAAAGTTCCACCTCGGCGCAGCCTCACCGGAGCAAAACCCTAGCATCGACACTGTTTCTGACGCGCCGCAGACTAAGAGCCGCACCGCTCAGATGGCCGCCTCAGCTGGCGGCGCGTTCACCCTCGCTATTCTCTGCAACAAGGCTCTGTTCCCTGTTCGGGTTCCTCTGACAATCGCTCTCACGCCTCCCATTGCTAGGTTCTTGGCGAGGAGGAACATTGTGAAGACTGGTGTATGA
- the LOC130714920 gene encoding NDR1/HIN1-like protein 10: MSLLNVSSILTFCINEASLTQFYITDTNTLKYKFKVKISVKNPHKHIKIYYDTITAIALYKDNEFARASLALPFEQGHKNTTFLEAKEFEGESLINLEPKQLAEYYNETLAGVYNDLAVDLVLQVRYKYRRIRSTRLRPRTVKFHLLRVPLTGECESTTPCNMCESGDLIY; this comes from the coding sequence ATGTCGTTATTAAACGTGTCCTCAATACTCACGTTCTGCATAAACGAGGCCTCACTCACTCAGTTCTACATCACTGACACCAACACCTTAAAATACAAGTTCAAGGTCAAAATCTCAGTGAAAAACCCGCACAAACACATCAAAATTTATTATGACACCATCACCGCCATCGCTTTGTACAAAGATAACGAGTTTGCGAGGGCAAGTCTCGCCTTACCCTTTGAGCAAGGTCACAAGAACACCACGTTCCTCGAGGCTAAAGAGTTTGAAGGGGAGAGTTTGATCAATCTCGAACCAAAACAACTTGCTGAGTATTACAATGAGACACTTGCGGGTGTTTACAATGACTTAGCTGTGGATTTAGTGCTTCAAGTCAGATATAAGTATCGAAGGATCAGGAGCACACGTTTGAGACCACGCACCGTTAAGTTTCATCTTTTGAGAGTTCCTTTGACTGGCGAGTGTGAATCAACAACTCCTTGCAATATGTGCGAAAGTGGTGATTTAATATACTAA
- the LOC130714892 gene encoding uncharacterized protein LOC130714892, producing the protein MRGSGMKVNFHKSKLAVISLQEDVTTRFASLLHCRVMAVPFVYLGLSIGGSPHRLSTWEPILVKLLTALPLYFISFFRIPKGVTAKCNQIMTRFLWGGSEEGKKIPRVSWANICRPKLEGGLGVRDLDLFNVALLGKWSWRMLHDHDQMWCKVLMSKYGKGHNSRASSWWKDLLKSCVGEPAGLWFENGLCWRLGEGNCTQFWGQGEFSGEKISQLDSMLRIVSSFTPVKGMSDCERGMGVGWKVLLNRIQTRDNLLRRQVPIPDPRCPLCSVDDESVGHLFSSCSCVSQVWSLVLNWLGLSFAAPASVKDHFVQFSHLWPSNKKAGLFTVWLAVIWQVWMGRNEKIFKDGSFDPVSVFEMARLKAWEWLRYKTSSFLHGTAEWVNEPLACLDDI; encoded by the exons ATGAGAGGCTCTGGCATGAAGGTAAACTTTCATAAAAGCAAATTGGCTGTTATCTCTTTACAAGAAGATGTTACTACTCGCTTTGCATCTTTGCTCCACTGTCGAGTGATGGCAGTTCCATTTGTGTATCTAGGCTTGTCAATAGGAGGAAGCCCACATAGGCTGTCCACGTGGGAACCGATTCTGGTAAAACTGCTGACGGCTTTGCCGCTGTATTTCATCTCTTTTTTCAGGATCCCAAAAGGGGTGACTGCAAAATGCAATCAAATTATGACCAGGTTTCTTTGGGGTGGGTCTGAAGAGGGGAAGAAGATCCCTCGGGTCAGCTGGGCTAATATTTGTAGACCGAAACTTGAAGGTGGTTTAGGTGTGCGCGATTTAGATCTGTTCAATGTCGCATTACTTGGCAAATGGAGTTGGAGGATGCTTCATGACCATGATCAAATGTGGTGCAAGGTGCTGATGTCAAAGTATGGTAAAGGGCACAATTCAAGAGCATCCTCGTGGTGGAAGGATTTGCTCAAGTCTTGTGTTGGGGAGCCTGCGGGATTGTGGTTTGAGAATGGCTTGTGTTGGAGGCTTGGTGAGGGAAATTGCACGCAATTTTGGGGGCAAGGGGAATTTTCAG GCGAGAAAATATCCCAACTTGATTCAATGCTGAGAATTGTTTCGTCATTCACTCCAGTTAAAGGGATGAGTGATTGCGAGAGAGGGATGGGAG TGGGCTGGAAGGTGCTATTGAATCGAATTCAAACTCGAGACAATTTGCTGCGAAGACAGGTCCCTATTCCTGACCCCCGGTGTCCTTTATGTAGTGTTGATGACGAATCTGTTGGACACTTGTTCTCCTCCTGTTCGTGCGTTTCACAGGTTTGGTCTTTGGTCTTGAATTGGCTCGGACTAAGCTTTGCTGCCCCTGCATCAGTGAAGGATCATTTTGTGCAATTCTCACACTTGTGGCCTTCGAATAAAAAAGCTGGCTTGTTCACAGTATGGTTGGCGGTTATATGGCAAGTGTGGATGGGGAGGAATGAAAAAATTTTCAAGGATGGCTCTTTTGATCCTGTTTCAGTTTTTGAGATGGCACGTTTGAAGGCATGGGAATGGCTGAGATACAAGACCAGTAGCTTTCTTCATGGTACTGCTGAGTGGGTGAATGAGCCTTTGGCTTGCCTGGATGATATATAA
- the LOC130728415 gene encoding uncharacterized protein LOC130728415: protein MIVCVAVVGHQNNPLYIQSFTEADDALKLHHIVHCSLDVVDERVNNPKKSGPMLNETFLGLLYPIENYKVYGYLTNTKVKFILVTTDLDVKDADVRNFFRRFHAAYVDAVSNPFHVPGKKITSRTYAERVSTIVRSFGLSSAG, encoded by the exons ATGATCGTCTGCGTCGCCGTCGTCGGCCACCAG AACAATCCGCTGTACATACAGAGCTTCACGGAGGCCGATGATGCTCTCAAGCTCCACCACATCGTCCATTGCTCGCTCGATGTGGTCGACGAGCGAG TGAACAATCCTAAAAAATCTGGGCCTATGCTGAATGAGACGTTTCTGGGACTGCTATATCCTATTGAAAATTACAAAGT TTATGGATATCTGACGAATACAAAGGTGAAATTTATCTTGGTGACCACGGATCTGGATGTTAAAGATGCAGATGTAAGAAAT TTTTTTAGAAGGTTCCATGCTGCATACGTAGATGCAGTTTCAAATCCATTCCATGTGCCAGGTAAAAAGATAACCTCTAGAACTTATGCAGAAAGagtgagcacaattgtcaggtCATTTGGTTTGAGTTCGGCTGGGTGA